The Pogona vitticeps strain Pit_001003342236 chromosome 7, PviZW2.1, whole genome shotgun sequence genome segment ctcctctccttccttgggATCCTGCCTGGTCCACAGGGGGTTAACAGAGGAGCTGTGGGTCCCAAAGCTTGCTGTGCCTTGATTGGCCTTGGTCAGGTAGACCGCAGATCAACAGGCGATGCTGCACCTCCAGTGCAAGCTGCGCCGCTTGGCGTTTCTGCCTTGCTCGCCGTTCTCTTCACCAGGAGGGGAGAAGCAGGAAAGAGGGGTTCTGCCCAGCGTGCAGCCTTCTGTGCCCAAAGCACAACCTCGCTTGCCACAGAGAGGCGGCAGCCGTTGTGGTGGCCGGGACGTAGCTCAagagccccctctcccctcctctcctctccgtGTAGGTGATTGTCTGTTTTGGCTTTGCCTTCCTGGTCCACCGCTTTGTGGGCTTCGCCATGGTGGCACTCCTGGTGGAGATCAACTCGGTGTTCCTGCACCTGCGGACGATCCTGCTCATGGCCGGCCTGGCCCACACCACCTCCTACCGGCTCACCAGCCTGGTCAACCTGGGCACCTACGTGGTCTTCCGCATCACCACCCTGGCCTGGATGACCCGCTGGCTGGTGCTGAACAGGGAGCAGATCTCGGCGGCCACCTACGCCCTCAGCACTGTCGGCATGGCCATCATGACGCCCATGAATATCGTCCTTTTCTACCGTCTGCTCCGGAACGACTTCCTCACCGTCAGCCACTGCCAGGACAAGTGACGCTGATGCTGGACTCGAGGCcatgggggaggagagagggagagcaggCAGGGTTCCGGGAAGGGGCTCACGCGTAGCCTTCAGCTGGGCGCAGAAAAGTCCGCGGCTGCCGTGAGCTGTGGATGGGACCATGCCCCAGGAAGAGGGTGGGCACCCCAGGGCCCTCGGGGGAGCTGACCCTGCCGAAGAAGCAAGAAGGGGACGTGGTTTTGTCCCAGCAAGGGAGGTCCTTGAAGTGGATCGGCCTCGGGCAAGGCATGTTTGCGTCTTTCCTTGTGGCCTTCAGCGAGTTTCCGTACTGCAGAAGAGAATGGCTGTTCTCTCGCGCCGGACCCTTCTCTTTCCAAAACCTGGTCTGTGAGGCGGGTCTTTGACCACAGAACTCCTTGGCTGGGCGTGAAGGGCtggctccttccttccacccTCTGTAATAATCTCTCCTGCTGTGCAGCTGCTTTTCTGCTGGAGCCTGAAAGCAGGAGAGTGTCTGCCTCTCCTGCTTGCTCTGCAGAATATCGTTCCTTGAGGGTCTGGTCTCTGGTCTGCCTTTCAACTCAGCCACTCAGAAACTAGCGTCCTGCAGGTGCCTTTTCCCTTGGACAGGTAGGGGAAGCCTGGGAGGGCCCCCGAGCCTGATCTTGAAAGAGGGCCCCTCAGGAGCCACCCTCAGGGGCCTGATTCGATCAGTGACTGCAAGCAGAGCCATCCCTCCACCCTCGTCCGCTGAGAATTCTCACTCCCATGTGTGTGTCGACCAGGAGAAGAGTACCAAGCCAGCCCAGCCCACCTCTTCCCATATGGCCACATTCAGCCATGGCCAAACTCTCCCAATTAATCTGACCGTGGTCAACGGTGCAGATGTGCTCCTTTGTTGTCCTGGAGGCCAGTGCCTTTCACCTGCTAAGAGCCACGCAGGTTTCCCTGAAGCCCAGGTCATTCCATGCTCAGGGAGAGGGGGTGTTCAAGAGAAATGTACGTGACTTACCTTTTGGTTTTGTTAACAAGCCGTATCGATATGTTTGCAGAAAGTAATAACGataacaataataaaagcaattaaatgaATGCCGGTGCTTGACTTCCCTGGATGTGCCTTGGCAGAATGTCCTCTTTTACCTCCTGAAGGGGATGGAGGCTTAGTGGTCTTGGAGGgggggatgcggggggggggaatgctgtgCCCTCAGAACTGAGTGGTTGGCAAGGCCAGGTGAGCTTCCGCATCACTCTAGACTCCACGTCACATGGGCCACAGTCCAAAGGAACAAAATAAGGTTTGGAGAGAAACGGGATTGCCTTGGCAACTGTCTTTGGAGTGAAATAGCTCCAGGCGCCTGAGAACGTACGGATTCCAAGGCGGAAACCACTGCAGGGTCGTGACTTTGCGAGCACTGCCCAAAATGTCACGGAGGCCCTGGCCATGCTTTTGAATCCTTTAGCAATTGTTCTTTGCCTGGTTTTTAAAATAGGGATGGTTGCCTGCTAGTGGAGCCCCTAGCTGCTTTGCACACCGAGGGCCCCCCATTTGATCCCTGGGGGCCCCTGGGGGCTGAGCTGGGACCCCAGAAGGACTCTGGCTGCCACCACCCATTGAGgacagcattatttatttatttgcaagatttttttagaTGCGCCATGACCAATGGCCTCTGAGCGGCGGTTGAGGCAAATGCCTTGCCTTCTGGAGGGGT includes the following:
- the TLCD2 gene encoding TLC domain-containing protein 2, translated to MELLLVVGGSVAAFRLLNAGLERLAPPPPSAQRNRWKWRNIWTSLAHSLLSGTGALLGFCLHPQMAQDLIDAHRPAAHHLLGISIGYFMHDFGDMICHQKVQQCWELLFHHSVVIVCFGFAFLVHRFVGFAMVALLVEINSVFLHLRTILLMAGLAHTTSYRLTSLVNLGTYVVFRITTLAWMTRWLVLNREQISAATYALSTVGMAIMTPMNIVLFYRLLRNDFLTVSHCQDK